The Penaeus vannamei isolate JL-2024 chromosome 4, ASM4276789v1, whole genome shotgun sequence genome segment tatatgtttacatatgtataaatatacatacatacatacatatacaggcgcGCAACTACgggggagggggtcctgggggtccgaacccctgccctttttctcaaaggggtgaaagtgccctttttctcgggcactttctttctcttgatcttggaatggcgatgagactgtttattgtatttttgtttggttcagtgcaaataattattatcattaagattcttgtgacatttcttccgtttttagATCTGAAGAACATAATTCAGGCTATATTCCCTATAAATCAAATTCATATTGTGCCCTTTTTGTGGCCTGGACACCTGCCCTCTAAAATTCCTAGTTGcgcccctgacacacacacacacacacacacacacacacacacacacacacacacacacacacacacacacacacacacacacacacacacacacatatatacatacatacatacattcatacatacatacatgtacatacatatacatacatacatatacatacatacacacatacatacatacatacatacatagagagagagagaagcttaagTATGTATCCAtatgatttatatctatctgcataCATACCAGTGTCTATGAGAGAGAGGCTAAACACCTTAGACCACGCGACAGCCGGCAAGACCACGCCAGTCCACGCGACAGCCGGCAAGACCACGCCAGTCCACGCGACAGCCGGCAAGACCACGCCAGACTACGCGACAGCCGGCAAGACCACGCCAGACCACGCGACAGCCGGCAAGACCACGCCAGACTACGCGACAGCCGGCAAGACCACGCCAGACCACGCGACAGCCGGCAAGACCACGCCAGTCCACGTGGCAGCCGACAAGACCACGCGGCAGCCGGCAAGACCACGCCAGACCGTGCGACAGCCGGCAAGACCACGTCAGACTACGCGACAGCCGGTAAGACAACCCCAGACCACGTGACAGCCGGCAAGACCACGTCAGACCACGCGACAGCCGGCAAGACCACGCCAGACCACGCGACAGCCGGCAAGACCACACCAGACCGCGCGACAGCCGGCAAGACCACACCAGACCGCGCGACAGCCGGCAAGACCACACCAGACCACGCGACAGCCGGCAAGACCACACCAGACCACGCGACAGCCGGCAAGACCACACCAGACCACGCGGCAGCCGGCAAGACCACACCAGACCACGCGACAGCCAGCAAGACCACACCAGACCACGCGACAGCCGACAAGACCACGCGGCAGCCGGCAAAACCACGCCAGACCACGCGCCAGCCGGTAAGACCACGCCAGACCACGCGACAGCCGATAAGACCACGCGACAGCCGGCAAGACCACGCCAGACCACGTGACAGCCGGCAAGACCACGCCAGACCACGCGACAGCCGGCAAGACCACACCAGACCACGCGACAGCCAGCAAGACCACGCCAGACCACGCGACAGCCGGCAAGACCACGCCAGACCACGCGACAGCCGGCAAGACCACGCCAGACCACGCGACAGCCGGCAAGACCACGCCAGACCACGCGACAGCCGGCAAGACCACACCAGACCACGCGACAGCCGGCAAGACCACGCCAGACCACGCGACAGCCGGCAAGACCACGCCAGACCACGCGACAGCCGGCAAGACCACGCCAGACCACGTGACAGCCGGCAAGACCACGCCAGACCACGCGACAGCCGGCAAGACCACGCCAGACCACGCGACAGCCAGCAAGACCACGCCAGACCACGCGACAGCCGGCAAGACCACGCCAGACCACGCGACAGCCGGCAAGACCACGCCAGACCACGCGACAGCCGGCAAGACCACGCCAGACCACGCGACAGCCGGCAAGACCACGCCAGACCACGCGACAGCCGGCAAGACCACCCCAGACCACGTGACATCCGGCAAGACCACGCCAGACCACGTGACATCCGGCAAGACCACGCCAGACCACGCGACAGCCGGCAAGACCACGCCAGACCACGCGACAGCCAGCAAGACCTCGCCAGACCACGCGACAGCCGGCAAGACCACGCCAGACCACGCGACAGCCGGCAAGACCTCGCCAGACCACGCGACAGCCGGCAAGACCACGCCAGACCACGCGACAGCCGATAAGACCACGCCAGACCACGAAATAACTGACAAGACCACGCCAGACCACGCGACAGCCGGCAAGACCACGCCAGACCACGCGACAGCCGGCAAGACCACGCCAGACCACGCGACAGCCGGCAAGACCACACCAGACCACGCGACAGCCGGCAAGACCACGCCAGACCACGCGACAGCCGGCAAGACCACGCCAGACCACGCGACAACCGGCAAGACCACACCAGACCACGCGATAGCCGGCAAGACCACGCCAGACCGTGCGACATCCGGCAAGACCACGCCAGACCACGCGACAGCCGGCAAGACCACGCCAGACCACGCGACAGCCGGCAAGACCACGTCAGACCACGCGACAGCCGGCAAGACCACGCGACAGCCGGGAAGACCACGCCAGACCACGCGGCAGCCGGCAAGACCACACCAGACCACGCCAGACCACGCGACAGCCGGCAAGACCACCCCAGACCACGCGGCAGCCGGCAAGACCACGCCAGACCACGCGAGAGCCGATAAGACCACGCTAGACCACGCGGCAGCCGGCAAGACCACACCAGACCACGCGACAGCCTGCAAGACCACGTCAGACCACGCGACAGCCGGCAAGACCATACCAGACCACGCGACAGCCGGCAAGACCACGCCAGACCACGCGACAGCCTCCAAGACCACGCCAGACCACTTGACAGCCGGCAAGACCACGCCAGACCACGTGACAGCCGGCAAGACCACGCCAGACCACGCGACAGCCGGCAAGACCACGTGACAGCCGGCAAGACCACGCCAGACCACGTGACAGCCGGCAAGACCACGCCAGACCACGCGACAGCCGGCAAGACCACGCGACAGCCGGCAAGACCACGCCAGACCACGCAGACCACGCGATCGTCAGGGAGAATGTGGTCACAGAAAACTTTTTTACGAGGACAGAAATTAAAAAACTTCTCGATTCTCCACAGCCTGACGGAAATTTAGAACTGACATTGCATCTGACAATCAATGGAGTGCATGCATGGCCCTGTCATGTTCCGCCGCTGCTCAGGGCATGTCTTATCTTAGAATTTTATAaaggattatatgtatatatatatatatatatatatatatatatatatatatatatatatatatatgtatatatatatatatatatacatatatatatatatatatacatatatatatatatatatatatatatatatatatatatatatatatatat includes the following:
- the LOC113820854 gene encoding mucin-4, which gives rise to MRERLNTLDHATAGKTTPVHATAGKTTPVHATAGKTTPDYATAGKTTPDHATAGKTTPDYATAGKTTPDHATAGKTTPVHVAADKTTRQPARPRQTVRQPARPPGKTTSDHATAGKTTPDHATAGKTTPDRATAGKTTPDRATAGKTTPDHATAGKTTPDHATAGKTTPDHAAAGKTTPDHATASKTTPDHATADKTTRQPAKPRQTTRQPTTPDHVTAGKTTPDHATAGKTTPDHATASKTTPDHATAGKTTPDHATAGKTTPDHATAGKTTPDHATAGKTTPDHATAGKTTPDHATAGKTTPDHATAGKTTPDHVTAGKTTPDHATAGKTTPDHATASKTTPDHATAGKTTPDHATAGKTTPDHATAGKTTPDHATAGKTTPDHATAGKTTPDHVTSGKTTPDHVTSGKTTPDHATAGKTTPDHATASKTSPDHATAGKTTPDHATAGKTSPDHATAGKTTPDHATADKTTPDHEITDKTTPDHATAGKTTPDHATAGKTTPDHATAGKTTPDHATAGKTTPDHATAGKTTPDHATTGKTTPDHAIAGKTTPDRATSGKTTPDHATAGKTTPDHATAGKTTSDHATAGKTTRQPGRPRQTTRQPARPHQTTPDHATAGKTTPDHAAAGKTTPDHARADKTTLDHAAAGKTTPDHATACKTTSDHATAGKTIPDHATAGKTTPDHATASKTTPDHLTAGKTTPDHVTAGKTTPDHATAGKTT